One window from the genome of Desulforamulus ruminis DSM 2154 encodes:
- a CDS encoding class I SAM-dependent methyltransferase: protein MKDIKEFFSLLFSQEAKEAWQEYLQQFEGNYEVFWHQMERNLSEEELMRMFRIMLMITGKGLFPFERRVRLFELAESMGMHIMPDHFYEPVPNTLALNQEAWQVYDARGMELDGEKQLDLLQEMAEFIREMEDTPHEMPAAGCQYYFNSPSFCPTDAVFYYAVLRYFRPQRVFEIGCGHSTLVAARAAAKNGGMELTCVEPYPAEYLKKDLGISCRLIIKKVQELPLDTFQQLQANDVLFIDSSHVSKIGSDVNYLLLRVLPLLNPGVIVHFHDIFLPDEYPEHWIKEKKIFWNEQYLLHAFMLFNADYEVLLANHYLGKYHKPQLQRLMPKAPSHGGGSFWIRRKVKARQ from the coding sequence TTGAAGGACATAAAGGAGTTTTTTTCTTTACTCTTTTCTCAGGAGGCAAAGGAGGCCTGGCAGGAATATTTACAGCAGTTTGAAGGCAATTATGAAGTCTTTTGGCATCAAATGGAAAGGAATCTCAGTGAAGAGGAACTCATGAGAATGTTCCGGATCATGTTAATGATCACCGGGAAAGGGCTCTTTCCTTTTGAAAGGAGGGTAAGGTTATTTGAACTGGCGGAATCCATGGGCATGCATATCATGCCGGATCATTTTTATGAGCCGGTGCCCAACACGTTGGCTTTAAATCAGGAGGCTTGGCAAGTCTACGATGCACGGGGAATGGAACTGGACGGAGAAAAACAGCTCGATTTACTGCAGGAAATGGCGGAATTTATCCGGGAGATGGAAGATACGCCCCATGAAATGCCGGCCGCCGGATGTCAATATTATTTTAACAGCCCATCCTTTTGCCCTACGGATGCCGTTTTTTACTATGCCGTCCTAAGATATTTTAGGCCCCAAAGGGTCTTTGAGATCGGCTGCGGTCATTCCACCCTGGTGGCGGCTCGAGCTGCGGCCAAGAACGGCGGGATGGAACTGACCTGTGTGGAACCTTACCCGGCGGAATATCTGAAAAAGGACTTGGGTATTTCCTGCCGGTTAATCATTAAAAAGGTCCAGGAACTGCCCCTGGACACGTTTCAACAACTGCAGGCCAATGACGTGCTTTTCATTGACAGTTCCCATGTTTCTAAAATTGGTTCCGATGTAAATTACCTTCTTTTGCGGGTGTTGCCTCTGCTGAATCCGGGGGTGATTGTTCATTTTCATGATATCTTCCTGCCGGATGAATATCCGGAACACTGGATTAAAGAGAAAAAAATATTCTGGAACGAGCAGTATCTGCTGCATGCTTTCATGTTGTTTAACGCGGATTATGAAGTGCTGCTGGCGAACCATTACCTGGGCAAATACCACAAACCCCAACTGCAGCGTTTGATGCCCAAGGCTCCCAGCCACGGGGGAGGAAGTTTCTGGATCAGAAGAAAGGTAAAAGCCCGCCAATAA
- the cls gene encoding cardiolipin synthase, with protein sequence MEFFEVIYLLIYLVNILTAAVVIFIERRNISTTWAWLFVLVFLPVLGFFLYIIIGQNLSRLKLYKLKGRDVSLIQELREEQKRKIKTREIYFKDLAVERYTDLIYLNLTSSNATFTQDNCVKIFTDGQSKFAALLDSIQQAKDHIHLLYYILRNDELGRKIVQALIAKAKEGVKVKVLYDDVGSPRLDRKLLRPLKEAGGEIAAFFPSKIPYVNIRLNYRNHRKIVIIDGKVGYIGGYNIGNEYLGTNKQIGSWRDTHLKITGSAVQSLQAQFCLDWNLSSASQLTFCHSNFPSLDIQGDVGLQIVSSGPNSELQQIKDAYLKMIYTARESIYLQTPYFVPDEGFLTALKIAAMSGVDVRIMIPQKADHRFITWASSSYLGELLKSGVKCYLYKTGFLHAKTIVVDNKIASVGTANIDIRSFKLNFEINAFIYDSRTSSLLKNSFMKDIDNCFELTWETYHNRPMRLRLMESLIRLLSPLF encoded by the coding sequence ATGGAGTTTTTTGAAGTGATTTATCTTTTAATCTACCTTGTTAATATCCTGACGGCCGCAGTGGTCATTTTTATTGAAAGAAGAAATATTTCCACTACCTGGGCGTGGCTGTTCGTGCTCGTGTTCTTGCCTGTACTGGGTTTTTTTCTTTATATCATTATAGGCCAGAATTTAAGTAGACTGAAGTTGTATAAACTAAAGGGAAGAGACGTTTCCCTTATCCAGGAACTCAGGGAAGAACAGAAGCGGAAAATAAAAACCAGAGAAATCTATTTTAAGGATCTGGCAGTAGAGAGATATACCGATCTGATTTATCTGAACTTAACCAGCAGTAATGCCACATTTACTCAGGATAATTGTGTGAAGATATTTACAGACGGCCAAAGTAAGTTTGCCGCCCTCCTGGATAGCATTCAGCAGGCAAAGGATCACATTCATTTACTTTATTATATTTTGAGAAATGACGAGTTGGGGAGAAAAATTGTTCAGGCTCTAATTGCTAAAGCCAAAGAGGGTGTAAAGGTTAAAGTTTTATACGACGACGTTGGCTCTCCTCGATTGGACAGAAAACTCTTGCGGCCGCTAAAGGAGGCAGGAGGAGAGATTGCCGCCTTTTTTCCGTCAAAAATTCCTTATGTGAACATCCGGTTAAACTATAGAAACCACCGGAAGATTGTTATAATTGACGGTAAAGTGGGTTATATAGGCGGGTATAACATTGGCAACGAATATCTGGGCACCAATAAACAAATTGGTTCTTGGCGGGATACCCATCTAAAAATTACCGGCAGTGCTGTACAGTCTCTGCAGGCCCAATTTTGCCTGGATTGGAATCTAAGCTCTGCCTCGCAATTAACCTTTTGTCACAGCAATTTTCCTTCCTTGGATATTCAGGGTGATGTAGGTCTGCAAATCGTTTCCAGCGGACCCAACAGTGAGCTGCAGCAAATTAAAGATGCCTACTTAAAGATGATTTATACCGCCCGGGAAAGTATTTACCTGCAAACGCCTTATTTTGTACCGGACGAGGGTTTTCTAACCGCCCTGAAAATTGCCGCCATGTCCGGTGTGGACGTTCGGATTATGATTCCTCAAAAGGCGGATCATCGCTTTATTACCTGGGCCTCCAGTTCTTATTTGGGTGAGTTGCTGAAAAGCGGGGTAAAATGTTATCTCTATAAAACAGGATTTTTACATGCCAAAACCATTGTGGTCGATAACAAAATCGCCTCGGTGGGCACAGCCAATATTGATATACGCAGTTTTAAGTTAAACTTTGAAATTAATGCTTTTATTTATGACTCCCGTACTTCCTCTCTTTTAAAAAATTCTTTTATGAAAGATATTGATAATTGCTTTGAATTAACCTGGGAAACCTATCACAATCGTCCCATGAGACTTCGCCTGATGGAGTCTCTGATAAGGCTTTTATCTCCTCTTTTTTAA
- a CDS encoding class I SAM-dependent methyltransferase, whose amino-acid sequence MLSYEDKLKNEICFYENAFKGRMGASAPEIWARVEEHFANAVEAVTGVRNLYQYVARHVQGKAAVSILGLGSGACGNELDGIAPLLKNQNCKVELTCVDINEKILQQAAEEAAKRQVDFQPLTSDINQIQLKPERYDVIVAYASLHHFVELDHIAEQVNKALRPDGIFVTVDIPTCNGYLMWDETYEVVNALWKILPVQYKIDHNGYRNPVYVDVYPNVDYSEYRFECINSEAILPALRKHLVEVDYVPALSITRRFFDGKFGPNFDLSRPLDATIFDFITRLDTHYIETGLLQPETFFGAYGKKR is encoded by the coding sequence ATGTTAAGCTATGAAGATAAATTAAAAAATGAAATTTGTTTTTATGAGAACGCTTTTAAGGGGCGCATGGGCGCTTCAGCCCCGGAAATCTGGGCCCGGGTTGAAGAACATTTCGCCAATGCGGTTGAGGCCGTCACAGGGGTTAGGAACCTTTATCAATACGTAGCCCGCCATGTCCAGGGGAAAGCGGCGGTCTCCATTTTAGGACTGGGCTCCGGGGCTTGTGGTAATGAGCTGGACGGCATTGCTCCTCTTTTAAAGAATCAGAACTGCAAAGTGGAATTGACCTGTGTGGATATTAACGAAAAGATTCTTCAGCAGGCCGCCGAAGAGGCGGCTAAACGACAGGTGGATTTTCAGCCCTTAACGTCGGATATTAATCAAATTCAATTGAAGCCGGAGCGATATGATGTCATTGTAGCCTATGCTTCTTTGCATCATTTTGTGGAACTGGACCATATCGCCGAGCAGGTGAATAAAGCCTTGCGACCGGATGGCATCTTTGTTACGGTGGATATTCCCACTTGTAACGGCTACCTTATGTGGGATGAAACCTACGAAGTGGTAAACGCCCTCTGGAAGATCCTTCCCGTTCAATATAAAATTGATCATAACGGATATCGCAATCCAGTTTACGTGGATGTTTATCCCAATGTGGATTATTCGGAATACCGTTTTGAATGCATTAATTCTGAAGCCATTTTGCCGGCCTTAAGAAAACATCTGGTGGAAGTGGATTATGTTCCGGCACTGTCCATTACCAGACGCTTTTTTGACGGGAAGTTTGGCCCTAATTTTGATTTGTCCCGCCCGCTGGATGCAACAATTTTTGATTTTATTACCCGTTTAGATACCCATTACATTGAAACCGGTCTTTTACAGCCGGAAACCTTTTTTGGGGCCTATGGTAAAAAACGTTAA
- a CDS encoding YnfA family protein: protein MFIRSTVLFLLAGLSEIAGGYFIWIWLRYDATLLWGVLGAVVLVLYGIIPCFQRFPNFGRIYAAYGGVFVVLSIFWGWWIDGSQPDFFDWLGTLIVLGGTTLMLWAPRKQPGKEAVK, encoded by the coding sequence ATGTTTATCCGTTCTACCGTACTTTTCCTCCTGGCAGGATTGTCGGAAATAGCAGGAGGATATTTTATCTGGATTTGGCTTCGTTATGACGCCACTCTTCTTTGGGGTGTATTGGGCGCAGTAGTTTTGGTGCTTTATGGCATTATTCCCTGTTTTCAGCGTTTCCCCAATTTTGGGCGTATCTATGCTGCCTATGGCGGCGTTTTTGTGGTCCTGTCCATTTTCTGGGGCTGGTGGATCGACGGCAGCCAACCGGATTTTTTTGATTGGCTGGGTACATTGATTGTGCTTGGCGGCACCACCCTTATGCTATGGGCGCCCAGAAAACAACCGGGGAAGGAAGCGGTGAAATGA
- a CDS encoding class I SAM-dependent methyltransferase yields MKKICFQCNICGEICDSDFSQLSREEISCFRCGSTVRMRAIIHLLSMSLFGNSLALPHFPVNDKIKGLGMSDWEGYALPLAQKFNYVNTFYHQEPRLDIVKVEPKWHNQFDFIISSDVFEHVPPPVHIAFENVRKMLKPGGTFIFTVPYSKLSQTTEHFPDLFDYEIIVEKEQKKLINVTRDGHKQVYENLIFHGGSGATLEMRVFSEASLLVHFQEAGFPIVKIHGQSNLKYGIHWEQQWSLPITARVGDLSL; encoded by the coding sequence TTGAAAAAAATTTGCTTCCAATGCAATATTTGCGGAGAAATCTGTGATAGCGATTTTTCACAACTAAGTCGTGAGGAAATCTCCTGTTTTCGCTGTGGTTCCACCGTCCGAATGCGCGCCATCATTCACCTGTTATCCATGAGCTTGTTTGGCAACAGCCTGGCCTTACCCCACTTTCCGGTAAACGATAAAATTAAAGGCCTGGGCATGAGTGACTGGGAGGGCTACGCCCTTCCTTTGGCTCAAAAGTTCAACTATGTCAATACCTTTTATCATCAGGAACCGAGGCTGGATATCGTAAAGGTGGAGCCTAAATGGCATAATCAATTTGATTTCATCATCTCCAGCGATGTCTTTGAACATGTTCCTCCGCCGGTTCACATTGCTTTTGAGAATGTCCGAAAAATGCTTAAACCCGGGGGGACCTTCATTTTTACGGTGCCTTACAGCAAACTGTCCCAAACCACGGAACATTTCCCCGATTTATTTGATTATGAAATAATCGTTGAGAAAGAGCAAAAGAAATTAATCAATGTTACCCGAGACGGCCATAAGCAGGTTTACGAAAATCTGATTTTTCATGGCGGATCCGGTGCTACTTTGGAAATGCGAGTTTTCTCGGAAGCGTCTCTATTAGTTCATTTCCAGGAAGCGGGATTCCCGATCGTGAAGATCCACGGCCAATCCAATTTGAAATATGGCATCCATTGGGAACAACAGTGGTCTCTGCCCATTACGGCCCGGGTTGGGGATTTAAGCCTCTGA
- a CDS encoding MerR family transcriptional regulator: MFRIGDFSRLNKISIHTLRYYDELGILKPAKIDEQTGYRYYSAEQLPRLNRILLLKDVGFSLMDITGMIDQELTTHKVVTMLNQKALEMKEKIERQQEKYLRLQILINKITEGVQNKMFNYDVVIKEVTALKVASIKESIEEFSKQGDLWEELITYLYDHHIKPTAPCIAIYYDEDYKEDNINIEVAAYITGNLPETERIKVRTLEPVKEMACVVHKGNNENLAEAYNELQKWIEKNGYQMNGPIREVHLEGYWSNPNPNEHVTEIQIPVTR, translated from the coding sequence ATGTTCAGGATCGGGGATTTTTCCAGACTGAATAAAATATCCATTCATACCCTGAGGTACTATGACGAATTGGGTATTCTAAAGCCGGCAAAAATTGATGAGCAGACAGGCTATCGCTACTATTCCGCAGAACAACTGCCAAGGCTGAATCGGATTTTGCTGCTAAAAGATGTGGGTTTTTCCTTGATGGATATTACAGGCATGATCGATCAAGAATTAACCACCCATAAAGTAGTGACTATGCTTAATCAAAAGGCTTTAGAGATGAAAGAAAAGATCGAGAGGCAACAGGAGAAATATTTACGTTTGCAAATACTGATCAATAAAATTACTGAAGGAGTTCAGAACAAGATGTTTAATTATGATGTGGTTATAAAAGAAGTGACCGCTTTAAAGGTCGCTTCCATTAAGGAGTCCATTGAAGAGTTCAGCAAACAGGGGGATTTGTGGGAGGAGCTTATCACCTATCTTTATGATCATCATATAAAACCTACCGCCCCTTGTATTGCCATCTATTATGACGAAGATTACAAAGAGGACAACATCAATATTGAAGTTGCAGCATATATTACAGGAAATCTGCCCGAGACCGAGCGAATTAAAGTAAGGACTTTAGAGCCTGTAAAGGAGATGGCTTGCGTGGTTCATAAAGGGAATAATGAAAATTTGGCAGAAGCTTATAATGAACTTCAAAAGTGGATTGAAAAAAATGGTTACCAAATGAATGGTCCCATTCGGGAAGTTCATCTTGAAGGTTATTGGTCAAACCCAAACCCCAACGAGCATGTAACTGAAATCCAGATACCCGTGACCAGATAA
- a CDS encoding DUF3298 and DUF4163 domain-containing protein codes for MREDELVATIVERRTQQSPCVDIVYPQVEGLPNKKVQREINQLIEKQANKLFAGEGCDGVTVTGNYAVKLNQKSLLSIRLEAYLYRQGAAHGMTLANSLTVDLKTGKVYGLKDLFKSNSHYIYKISEMIKAQIKERDLPLLREFNRITDRQDFYLTKDALVIYFQIYDYTPYVVGIPEFVIPLRRVERLAKEDSPIQRLLAR; via the coding sequence ATGCGGGAGGATGAACTTGTAGCCACCATTGTGGAACGCAGAACCCAACAAAGTCCTTGTGTGGATATTGTCTATCCCCAGGTGGAGGGATTGCCCAATAAAAAGGTGCAAAGGGAAATTAACCAGTTGATTGAAAAGCAGGCGAACAAGCTATTTGCCGGGGAGGGGTGTGACGGGGTCACCGTTACCGGTAATTATGCCGTGAAGTTAAACCAGAAGAGCCTGCTGAGCATCCGGCTGGAGGCCTATCTCTATCGGCAGGGCGCTGCCCACGGCATGACCCTGGCCAATTCCCTCACCGTGGATCTTAAAACGGGCAAGGTTTATGGATTAAAGGATCTTTTTAAAAGCAACAGTCACTATATATATAAAATTTCCGAAATGATTAAAGCACAAATCAAGGAAAGGGACCTTCCTCTTTTACGTGAATTTAACCGAATTACAGATCGCCAGGATTTCTATTTAACTAAGGACGCCCTGGTGATTTATTTTCAAATCTATGACTATACTCCTTATGTTGTGGGAATTCCCGAGTTTGTCATACCCCTGAGGCGAGTGGAACGATTGGCCAAGGAAGACAGTCCGATCCAAAGGCTTTTGGCCCGATAA
- a CDS encoding YnfA family protein — translation MIKSFLLFILAGLAEIGGGYFIWLWLREKKSFLFGFAGGLILFLYGIIPTLQDYPHFGRVYAAYGGIFILLSLLWGWGVDKKKPDFYDWAGSAIALIGAAIIIWTPR, via the coding sequence ATGATAAAATCTTTCCTTTTATTTATACTGGCAGGTCTGGCCGAGATCGGCGGCGGTTATTTCATCTGGCTCTGGCTGCGTGAAAAAAAATCCTTCCTGTTCGGTTTCGCCGGGGGCCTAATCCTTTTCCTATATGGCATAATTCCCACCCTGCAGGATTATCCCCACTTTGGCAGGGTGTATGCCGCCTATGGCGGGATATTTATCTTGTTGTCGCTGCTCTGGGGCTGGGGCGTGGACAAGAAAAAACCGGATTTTTACGACTGGGCGGGATCGGCCATTGCTTTAATCGGAGCAGCAATCATTATTTGGACGCCTCGCTAA
- a CDS encoding glycosyltransferase: protein MVLNPLTLPFDQYQRYRMVADIIGALKGAEPCSILDIGGYPGTIKAFLPQEQITIADLTEEEEEGLVQADGRNLPFADAAFDYVISCDTLEHVPASDRNGFVKEMIRTGKKYLIIAAPFDSPGVTQAEDFFSGLFKARYGDGYYFMEEHIAYGLPNLDRTTRYLQEAGLKTLVLPNGFLPRWLIGISLFFLLQWKFQDQELLNQFNTYYNSNFYLLDNCEPSYRKVIIATKDPADPAFKRLAESVKEIFEAPKDSMDMNQALEMINIFIQIISDEWSERALDAEETQEILTLEVEELKKQLKLCQESLIKSQRKNLLRSRLKNEVKKLVLRNNQTLYRVFREKSRQRVKYDVIVFPIIDWDFRFQRPQQMASQFAKNDHRVFYISTGFIQGPSYKYFSKGKNIYQVQLAGTPEVNIYTDEIKDYVEELYQSFEQLIAEKEIRNAVLLVQLPFWKDLALALREKYRFKVVYDCMDKHSGFSTNKNSMLNQEEDLSKQSDLVITTSLDLFNEHRKLNKNCILNNNATNFNHFCSPINGIAGQIAHLPPPIIGYYGAISDWFDTQLVAEMAKKQTNWTFVLIGSTFGADLSPLAGINNIKLLGEQSYASLPGFLHAFDVCIIPFKVLPLTNATNPVKFFEYLSAGKPVVSVALPELLPYEQEELVYIAGDSEQFIEKIKQALDTNSHTRRVARMNFAQKHTWEARFLEISLALQGLYKKVSIVIITYNNLHLTQLCLESIFKCTHYPNYELIIVDNHSFDGTVKYLKDLKKKRSDVKIKLNNRNEGFAKANNQGMQMAEGEYIVLLNNDTIVTSHWLTKLIGYLEKYSEVGMVGPVTNCSGNESKIDVTYTSIEDIEEFARQYTEDHEGCFFEIKMLAMFCVAFRRTLLDEVGLLDEQFGIGMFEDDDFALRVKERGYKLICAEDIFVHHFLNASFKLLGQQKYLEIFQENKKKFEKKWGISWQPHCYREK, encoded by the coding sequence TTGGTATTAAATCCCTTAACCCTTCCCTTTGACCAATATCAAAGATACAGGATGGTGGCAGACATCATCGGAGCCTTGAAAGGTGCTGAGCCGTGCAGCATCCTGGATATCGGCGGCTATCCGGGCACCATTAAAGCATTTCTGCCCCAGGAGCAGATTACCATCGCCGATCTGACGGAGGAGGAAGAAGAGGGCCTGGTACAGGCTGACGGCAGAAATTTACCCTTTGCCGATGCCGCCTTTGATTATGTTATTTCCTGTGACACCTTGGAACACGTCCCTGCCAGCGACCGCAATGGTTTTGTGAAAGAGATGATTCGCACCGGAAAAAAGTACTTGATTATTGCCGCTCCTTTTGATTCGCCCGGAGTGACCCAGGCGGAGGATTTTTTTTCCGGCCTTTTTAAAGCCCGTTACGGTGACGGCTATTATTTTATGGAAGAACACATCGCCTACGGACTTCCCAACCTGGACCGGACGACCCGGTATCTTCAGGAGGCAGGCTTAAAAACCCTGGTTCTGCCCAACGGTTTTCTCCCCAGATGGCTAATCGGCATTTCCCTTTTCTTTTTGTTGCAATGGAAGTTTCAGGATCAGGAACTCTTAAACCAGTTTAACACCTATTATAATTCAAATTTTTATCTGTTGGATAACTGTGAGCCCAGCTATCGCAAAGTGATTATCGCTACCAAAGATCCTGCAGACCCGGCTTTTAAGCGACTGGCGGAAAGCGTCAAGGAGATTTTTGAGGCTCCCAAAGATTCAATGGACATGAATCAGGCCCTTGAAATGATCAATATCTTTATACAGATTATTTCTGACGAATGGTCCGAGCGAGCCCTAGACGCTGAAGAAACCCAAGAGATATTGACTTTGGAAGTGGAGGAGTTAAAGAAACAACTTAAGCTTTGCCAGGAATCCCTGATAAAAAGTCAAAGAAAAAACCTATTACGCAGCCGTCTAAAAAATGAAGTGAAAAAATTAGTTCTCCGAAATAATCAAACGCTCTACAGAGTATTCCGGGAAAAATCCCGGCAGCGTGTAAAATATGACGTCATTGTATTCCCCATTATTGACTGGGATTTTCGTTTTCAACGTCCCCAACAAATGGCTTCTCAGTTTGCCAAAAACGATCACCGGGTATTTTACATCAGCACCGGTTTTATTCAAGGACCTTCCTATAAATATTTTTCCAAAGGGAAGAACATTTATCAAGTGCAGTTGGCCGGTACTCCGGAAGTCAACATCTACACCGATGAGATCAAAGACTATGTTGAAGAATTGTACCAGTCCTTCGAACAGCTGATTGCGGAAAAGGAGATCAGGAACGCGGTTCTTCTGGTGCAACTGCCCTTTTGGAAAGATCTTGCCCTGGCTTTACGGGAAAAGTACCGTTTCAAAGTGGTTTATGACTGCATGGATAAACATTCAGGTTTTTCTACCAATAAAAACAGTATGTTGAACCAGGAAGAGGATTTAAGCAAACAGAGCGATCTGGTTATAACTACCTCCCTTGATTTGTTTAATGAGCATAGGAAGTTAAACAAAAATTGCATTTTAAACAATAACGCCACTAACTTCAATCATTTTTGTTCGCCCATTAACGGCATAGCGGGACAAATCGCTCATCTGCCTCCACCCATTATCGGGTATTACGGCGCCATTTCGGACTGGTTTGATACCCAACTGGTGGCGGAAATGGCCAAGAAACAAACGAACTGGACCTTTGTACTGATTGGCAGCACCTTCGGGGCGGATTTATCGCCTCTGGCCGGAATAAACAACATAAAACTGTTGGGAGAACAAAGCTATGCCAGCCTGCCGGGATTTCTGCATGCCTTTGATGTTTGCATTATTCCTTTTAAAGTGCTGCCTCTAACCAACGCCACCAATCCGGTTAAATTCTTTGAGTATTTAAGTGCGGGAAAACCGGTTGTTTCAGTGGCCTTACCGGAATTACTTCCCTATGAACAAGAGGAACTGGTTTATATCGCCGGTGACAGTGAACAGTTCATTGAAAAAATAAAGCAGGCACTGGATACCAATAGTCATACCCGCAGGGTGGCTAGGATGAATTTTGCCCAAAAGCATACCTGGGAAGCCCGGTTTTTAGAAATCAGCCTTGCCCTGCAAGGTCTCTATAAAAAAGTAAGCATTGTTATCATTACCTACAACAATCTCCATCTCACTCAACTGTGTCTGGAGAGTATCTTTAAATGCACCCATTATCCCAACTATGAACTGATTATCGTGGATAATCATTCCTTTGACGGCACGGTGAAATACCTGAAGGACCTTAAAAAGAAGCGCTCTGATGTAAAAATAAAGCTTAACAACCGCAATGAGGGCTTTGCCAAGGCCAATAATCAAGGGATGCAAATGGCTGAAGGGGAATACATCGTTCTTCTGAATAATGACACCATTGTAACTTCCCACTGGCTTACCAAACTGATCGGTTATCTGGAGAAATATTCCGAGGTGGGGATGGTAGGGCCGGTAACCAACTGCTCCGGCAATGAGTCCAAAATTGACGTGACCTATACCTCCATCGAGGACATTGAGGAATTTGCCCGGCAATATACCGAAGATCATGAGGGCTGTTTTTTTGAAATAAAAATGCTGGCCATGTTTTGTGTTGCTTTCAGAAGAACCTTGTTGGATGAGGTTGGCCTGCTGGATGAGCAGTTTGGCATCGGCATGTTTGAAGACGATGATTTTGCCCTGCGGGTGAAAGAAAGGGGTTATAAATTGATCTGTGCGGAAGATATTTTTGTGCATCACTTCCTCAATGCTTCCTTTAAGCTGCTGGGACAGCAAAAATATTTGGAGATATTTCAGGAAAACAAGAAGAAGTTTGAAAAAAAATGGGGCATATCCTGGCAGCCTCATTGCTACCGGGAGAAATAG
- the cysC gene encoding adenylyl-sulfate kinase translates to MFTIWLTGLSGAGKTTLSALLAEELCRKGYKLELLDGDQLRGGISRDLGYGKEDRIKQVQRVGYLCELLNKHGVVTIVSLISPYRDSREVLRTKIKHFVEVYMKCPLETLLGRDPKGLYKKALAGEIKSFTGISDPYEEPLRPEITVFSDQETPHQGCEKVLQRLLELELID, encoded by the coding sequence ATGTTTACCATATGGTTGACCGGATTATCCGGGGCGGGAAAAACCACTCTTTCAGCTTTGCTGGCAGAGGAGCTCTGCCGGAAAGGCTATAAATTGGAACTGTTGGACGGAGACCAACTAAGAGGCGGTATCAGCCGGGATTTAGGCTATGGTAAGGAAGACCGCATCAAACAAGTGCAGCGGGTGGGATATCTTTGTGAACTGCTCAATAAACACGGAGTTGTAACCATTGTTTCTTTAATTTCCCCTTACCGGGATTCCAGAGAAGTATTGCGGACTAAAATAAAGCATTTTGTAGAAGTTTATATGAAATGTCCCCTGGAGACCTTGCTGGGCAGGGATCCCAAAGGGCTGTATAAAAAGGCCCTGGCGGGAGAAATAAAAAGCTTTACCGGCATATCCGATCCCTATGAAGAACCTCTCCGGCCCGAAATAACCGTTTTTTCAGATCAGGAAACCCCGCACCAAGGCTGTGAGAAAGTTTTACAAAGATTGCTTGAACTAGAATTAATTGATTAG
- a CDS encoding sulfotransferase family 2 domain-containing protein: protein MYAENSRTQRKVILHIHFFKNAGTTIDSILEKNFGQSLAYLEGDSATDKVSGERIIRFLGEHPEIKAVSSHQAEYFLPDDLNYMIYPIFFLRHPLDRVGSVYSFVRRMNLESKETQWARKEIRDFVTFFLSDEGGLIIKNFHVARILNISSMPGDALNYLEQAKQCLHRSPFFGIVERFNDSLLLLQKMLNQPFPGLDFSYKRQNVSIERETTLQERLQSLEERLGQDVFRQLVTGNSLDLELYDYALRLFDERFKAMTR, encoded by the coding sequence ATGTACGCTGAAAATAGCAGGACCCAAAGAAAGGTAATTCTTCATATTCATTTTTTTAAAAATGCCGGAACCACCATCGACAGCATTTTAGAAAAAAATTTTGGTCAATCTCTGGCCTATCTGGAAGGGGATTCGGCAACGGACAAGGTTTCCGGTGAGCGGATCATCCGGTTTTTAGGGGAGCACCCCGAGATTAAGGCCGTCTCTTCGCATCAGGCCGAGTATTTCTTGCCGGATGACCTCAATTATATGATATATCCTATCTTTTTTCTCCGGCACCCGTTGGACCGGGTGGGATCGGTTTACAGTTTTGTACGCAGAATGAATCTGGAATCCAAGGAAACACAATGGGCCAGAAAAGAGATACGGGACTTTGTTACTTTTTTTCTGAGCGATGAAGGGGGCCTGATTATCAAAAACTTTCATGTGGCCCGCATTTTAAATATTTCATCTATGCCGGGAGATGCCCTGAATTACCTTGAGCAAGCCAAACAATGCCTGCACAGGAGCCCCTTTTTTGGTATTGTTGAAAGATTTAATGATAGCCTCCTTTTGTTGCAAAAGATGCTGAATCAACCTTTTCCCGGCTTGGATTTTTCTTATAAAAGGCAAAATGTCAGCATCGAACGGGAGACGACGTTGCAGGAGCGCCTGCAATCCCTGGAAGAACGTCTGGGGCAAGACGTGTTCCGGCAACTGGTAACAGGCAATTCCCTGGATCTTGAACTTTATGATTATGCCCTTCGGTTGTTTGATGAAAGGTTTAAGGCCATGACCCGATAA